Proteins from a single region of Hypomesus transpacificus isolate Combined female chromosome 9, fHypTra1, whole genome shotgun sequence:
- the si:ch211-161c3.6 gene encoding high mobility group AT-hook 2b, which translates to MSNRGTQEPSPQPDEAQSPDQPPRRGRGRPRKQPQEPSGPPVPKRPRGRPRGSKNKGPRVAPKKVEQGERRPRGRPRKWPQRMVQEVVQEPQGPPDEPEGGPSHSGAAEVSTSPVPPQEEGE; encoded by the exons ATGAGCAACCGTGGGACCCAGGAGCCGTCTCCACAGCCCGACGAGGCCCAGTCGCCTGACCAGCCTCCACGCAGGGGTCGAGGCCGACCGCGGAAGCAGCCGCAG GAACCTAGTGGCCCTCCAGTTCCAAAGAGGCCAAGAGGACGACCGAGAGGAAGCAAAAATAAGGGGCCTCGTGTTGCTCCAAAG aaagtAGAGCAAGGGGAAAGAAGACCCCGCGGTCGGCCAAGGAAATGG CCCCAAAGAATGGTTCAAGAAGTAGTTCAAGAACCACAG GGTCCACCAGACGAACCTGAGGGGGGTCCATCACATTCGGGGGCCGCTGAGGTGTCGACATCTCCGGTTCCACCTCAGGAAGAAGGGGAGTAG
- the mst1 gene encoding hepatocyte growth factor-like protein codes for MKLVISCILAFWTGFVTGTRSLLNDFQRSEGRELAPTVWNSARVLTLPGLTLEDCAKSCSKTLDCRAFNYETRPSITCKQLPWVEDGSNAEVKRNVNCDLYEKKVYVRKCIVGKGEDYRGKVSTTKSGHTCQQWWSKFPHDHRWIPSSTNGLELNYCRNPDGDPIGPWCYTTDQERRYESCNIPHCKDEVCITCNGEDYRGQVDHTENGMECQRWDQQFPHQHIYQPEKYPDKSLDDNYCRNPDASPVPWCYTIDPLVERESCEISKCSVVPKRRVRFSFTTNCFRGRGEDYRGKVNETTSSIPCQRWDAQQPHEHPFYPNTYECKGLEENYCRNPDGSEAPWCFTSVPQMRTALCLQIKRCADDIEAEDCYHENGKNYRGVVRKTRKGIFCQKWSVNTPHKTKINPETHPQANLTENYCRNPDGDQHGPWCYTTDPKTEFDYCAIKQCAGEKVSLIEPAEKVEFSECGKRDDRTPRSWSRIVGGVPGNSPWTVSLRDRKGNHFCGGSLVNSKWVISTKQCFSSCYVDLPGYSAMMGTLFKDPKEGEPDRQTIPLTKIVCGPSESQLVMLQLEYPAQFNERVSQICLPPERYIVPEGTDCEIAGWGETKGTGDETVLNVAQIPVISNKECNKYFRGRVRENEMCTNPFQGGVGACERDYGGPLACQNSDCWVLEGVIIPMRRCGHPGQPNIFIRVSVYVDWIKKVMEMA; via the exons ATGAAACTGGTTATTTCGTGTATTCTCGCATTTTGGACTGGATTTGTTACAG GGACCCGTAGTCTCTTGAATGACTTCCAGCGCTCCGAGGGGAGGGAGCTGGCCCCCACAGTTTGGAACTCAGCACGAGTCCTCACGTTACCAGGACTCACGCTGGAGGACTGTGCCAAGAGCTGCTCAAAGACTCTGGACTGCAG agCCTTCAACTATGAGACCCGTCCCTCCATCACCTGTAAACAGCTGCCGTGGGTGGAGGACGGGAGCAATGCCGAGGTCAAAAGAAACGTCAACTGTGACCTTTATGAAAAGAAGG TCTATGTAAGGAAATGCATCGTGGGTAAAGGGGAAGACTATCGCGGCAAGGTTTCAACGACAAAAAGCGGGCATACTTGTCAGCAGTGGTGGTCCAAGTTTCCACACGATCACAG GTGGATCCCCTCATCCACTAACGGCTTGGAGCTGAACTACTGCAGGAATCCCGACGGGGATCCCATAGGGCCATGGTGCTACACTACCGACCAGGAACGCCGCTACGAGAGCTGCAACATCCCCCACTGCAAAGATG AGGTGTGTATTACCTGTAACGGGGAGGACTACCGAGGCCAGGTGGACCACACTGAGAACGGCATGGAGTGCCAGAGGTGGGACCAGCAGTTCCCCCACCAGCACATCTACCAGCCAGAGAA GTATCCAGATAAGAGCCTGGACGACAACTACTGTCGTAATCCTGATGCGTCTCCAGTCCCTTGGTGTTACACCATCGACCCtctggtggagagggagagctgtgAGATCAGCAAGTGTT ccgtGGTTCCAAAAAGACGCGTTCGCTTCAGCTTCACCACCAACTGCTTCCGTGGCCGCGGAGAGGACTACCGTGGCAAAGTGAACGAGACCACGTCCAGTATCCCCTGCCAACGCTGGGACGCCCAGCAGCCTCACGAGCACCCGTTCTACCCCAACACCTACGAATGCAA AGGTTTGGAAGAGAACTACTGTCGCAACCCAGACGGGTCGGAGGCCCCCTGGTGCTTCACCTCCGTGCCTCAGATGAGGACCGCGCTCTGCCTGCAGATCAAACGCTGCGCAGATGACATCGAAGCTGAGG ATTGCTACCACGAGAATGGTAAAAACTACAGAGGCGTGGTACGCAAAACCCGTAAGGGCATCTTCTGCCAGAAATGGAGCGTGAACACCCCTCACAAAACCAA GATCAACCCAGAGACACACCCTCAGGCCAACCTGACAGAGAACTACTGTCGGAATCCAGATGGAGATCAGCATGGGCCCTGGTGCTATACGACTGACCCCAAAACAGAGTTTGACTACTGTGCCATCAAGCAGTGTG CTGGAGAGAAAGTGTCCCTGATTGAGCCAGCTG AAAAGGTGGAGTTTAGTGAATGTGGGAAGAGAGACGATCGTACCCCTAGAAGCTGGTCACGTATCGTTGGTGGAGTCCCGGGCAACTCTCCCTGGACAGTGAGTCTTAGAGACAG GAAGGGAAACCATTTTTGTGGAGGGTCCCTGGTGAACTCCAAATGGGTCATCAGCACCAAGCAGTGTTTCTCCTCGTG TTATGTGGACTTGCCAGGATACTCAGCCATGATGGGGACCCTGTTCAAAGACCCTAAAGAGGGCGAGCCAGACCGCCAGACAATCCCCCTCACCAAGATTGTCTGTGGACCTTCAGAGTCTCAGCTGGTCATGCTACAACTGGAATA CCCCGCCCAGTTTAATGAGCGCGTGTCTCAGATCTGTCTGCCCCCCGAGCGCTACATTGTTCCCGAGGGGACTGACTGTGAGATTGCTGGATGGGGGGAGACTAAAG GCACTGGAGATGAAACTGTCCTCAATGTGGCTCAGATCCCAGTCATTAGCAACAAGGAATGCAACAAATACTTCCGGGGTCGTGTCCGGGAAAACGAGATGTGCACAAACCCCTTCCAGGGTGGAGTGGGAGCCTGCGAG AGAGACTATGGGGGTCCTCTGGCCTGCCAGAACAGTGACTGCTGGGTCCTAGAGGGAGTCATCATTCCTATGCGGCGCTGTGGGCACCCAGGCCAGCCCAACATCTTCATCCGGGTCTCCGTCTATGTGGATTGGATCAAGAAGGTCATGGAGATGGCCTAG
- the abhd14b gene encoding protein ABHD14B → MAGVKMTEGTFSIESCKAPLFYRQAEPATGAARLSVLLLHGIRFSSENWLNIGTLEALANASCRAVAIDLPGLGQSKSAEAPVAVGQLAPGGFLKQVFEALDLEPSVVISPSLSGSYSLPFLFQNPALVRGYVPVAPICTDEFTAEQYSGIQAPALIVYGDQDHQLGEASLSHLRHFANHKVVVMKGAGHPCYLDDPATWHKALIDFLQTV, encoded by the exons ATGGCTGGAGTTAAAATGACAGAAGGGACCTTCAGCATAGAGTCCTGCAAGGCCCCGTTGTTTTACAGACAAGCTGAGCCTGCCACAGGTGCAGCCAGGCTCTCTGTCCTGCTCCTGCATGGTATTCGTTTCTCATCTGAGAACTGGCTCAACATCGGCACCCTGGAAGCCCTTGCCAACGCCAGCTGTCGGGCAGTGGCCATAGACCTACCTG GGCTGGGCCAGTCCAAGTCCGCCGAGGCCCCTGTGGCTGTGGGCCAGCTGGCCCCCGGAGGTTTCCTCAAGCAGGTGTTTGAGGCGTTGGACTTGGAGCCGTCCGTGGTGATCAGCCCCTCCCTCAGTGGCAGCTACTCGTTGCCCTTCCTCTTCCAGAACCCGGCGCTGGTGCGGGGCTACGTCCCCGTCGCTCCCATCTGCACTGACGAGTTCACCGCCGAGCAGTACAGCGGCATCCAG GCCCCGGCTCTGATCGTCTACGGAGACCAAGACCATCAGCTTGGAGAGGCGTCTCTGAGCCACCTGAGACATTTCGCCAATCACAAAGTGGTGGTGATGAAAGGGGCGGGACACCCCTGTTACCTTGACGACCCAGCCACATGGCACAAGGCTCTGATAGACTTCCTGCAGACGGTGTGA